Proteins encoded within one genomic window of Thioploca ingrica:
- a CDS encoding uroporphyrinogen III synthase has translation MSSNLVGLKILITRPIHQSEHLCQLIEAQGGQPIRLPTIEIVEVADKSALLACCHHLNELDMIIFISANAVEKTLPILLTQCTLPPSLQVIAVGKATAETLKNWGIAAGCAAAPFNSEAVLAMPALQAEVIAGKKIVIFRGEGGRELLADTLRQRGASVDYVSVYSRTQPSVPAWAIQRIDMITVTSRDGLQNLLNMLEGQAWVRQTPLVVMSQRISIAAQKWGIQAPIFVAAQASDEGLVASLLQAAQQVYKK, from the coding sequence ATGTCTTCCAATTTAGTGGGTTTGAAAATCTTAATCACCCGACCGATTCATCAATCGGAACACTTATGTCAGCTTATCGAAGCGCAGGGTGGACAACCGATACGGTTACCGACGATAGAAATCGTTGAAGTAGCCGATAAAAGTGCCCTATTGGCTTGTTGTCACCATTTGAATGAGTTAGACATGATCATTTTTATTAGTGCCAATGCGGTCGAAAAAACTTTACCGATTTTATTAACACAATGTACTTTACCACCCTCGCTACAAGTGATTGCGGTGGGTAAAGCAACTGCGGAAACGCTAAAAAATTGGGGAATAGCGGCAGGTTGCGCTGCAGCACCATTTAATAGTGAAGCGGTTCTAGCGATGCCAGCATTGCAGGCAGAAGTTATTGCTGGTAAAAAAATTGTGATTTTTCGGGGTGAAGGCGGACGCGAGTTGCTAGCAGATACTTTACGCCAGCGAGGTGCTAGCGTGGATTACGTTTCAGTTTATTCTCGCACACAACCTTCGGTACCGGCATGGGCAATTCAACGAATTGATATGATTACGGTTACGAGTCGAGACGGTCTACAAAATTTATTAAATATGCTAGAAGGACAAGCTTGGGTACGCCAAACGCCATTAGTGGTGATGAGTCAACGTATTTCAATCGCCGCGCAAAAATGGGGAATACAAGCCCCAATCTTTGTAGCTGCTCAAGCGAGTGATGAAGGATTAGTCGCTAGTTTATTACAAGCCGCTCAGCAAGTTTATAAAAAATAG
- a CDS encoding 4'-phosphopantetheinyl transferase, producing MVVTDNLLIVYTHFNKPLLTDRRQDYAVQLPMVLQQKMNRFRRWQDQQAFLFGKLLLQQALYFMGYPADSLYQLQYNEYNRPFLEQPVDFNISHAGDYVICAITTRGRVGIDIELIKPINLEDFQHYLTPQEWQAIISSPVSYEVFYNYWTIKESVIKADGRGLSIPLRDIHFEAGMVRLDKHNWFIHPITVDPRYPCHCATNCAETHVQIKKISFVD from the coding sequence ATGGTTGTTACTGATAATTTATTGATTGTTTATACTCATTTTAACAAGCCTTTACTAACTGACAGACGGCAAGATTACGCAGTACAACTCCCGATGGTTCTTCAACAAAAGATGAACCGTTTTAGGCGCTGGCAAGATCAACAGGCTTTTTTGTTCGGTAAATTGCTTCTCCAACAGGCTTTATACTTTATGGGTTATCCGGCAGATAGTCTTTATCAGTTACAATATAATGAATATAATCGACCGTTCCTTGAGCAACCCGTTGATTTTAATATTTCACATGCCGGTGACTATGTCATTTGTGCCATAACGACTAGAGGACGGGTCGGGATCGATATTGAATTAATCAAGCCTATCAATTTAGAAGATTTCCAGCATTACCTAACCCCTCAGGAATGGCAAGCTATCATCAGTTCACCGGTATCTTATGAAGTATTTTATAATTACTGGACTATTAAGGAAAGTGTTATTAAAGCCGATGGACGTGGTTTATCCATTCCTTTGCGAGATATTCATTTTGAGGCGGGGATGGTAAGACTTGATAAGCACAATTGGTTTATTCACCCGATAACAGTTGATCCTCGCTATCCTTGTCATTGTGCAACCAATTGTGCAGAGACCCACGTACAGATAAAGAAAATCAGTTTCGTTGATTAA